In Falco biarmicus isolate bFalBia1 chromosome 7, bFalBia1.pri, whole genome shotgun sequence, a single window of DNA contains:
- the LOC130152726 gene encoding mucosa-associated lymphoid tissue lymphoma translocation protein 1 homolog isoform X3 produces the protein MQEAIVITEQPVSVSVPAGYAFTLRCRAEGRTPLQYQWFCQHQSVCCPVPGATRQDLPVTAQQTQLYTCRINDLYKNAVFTNWVKVEVHQCVARGLPPRLWQGEPVIILNPMEQSGEVGKPLQLQCAAMGVPAPRYQWYRNGNLLEHQKKKKLWITHAKVSDSGTYLCCASNSHGECWTSAVDIHIDMCRSEKFFAIFYYAGHGYEHSGRNYMVPIDAPQPYAPENCISVQRILQKMQQQQTALNLILLDTCRKWYNPECALSQVQPLEPWGNTIYGYATNVRMSPYSCRSEDAEAYELQDGEFTSGIFMKYLKKHILQEKKVTHMLEDVLEDIGQDPLVTGKQVMEIKHTLKEARSLTDPIYPLGATAECWGCSHEPLSKMVIFPCGAQVELHFHWLFSNLMYVCAKLQPAPDHVADARLLLCQPTEMDHTAILKECHLDQVESLLASVYKREELDCVFQLCGLQKIQTDVVLQLDLHYTQLSTKQRTCESLQTTLQKSLLGQFFSQRNYSQPSYQTTPACTGSMCLQVVSVLSGDPKGQASLRTGSGHSLPSSNPSNSSGEPEENDENDLSELCSALLRAGPGQDYP, from the exons ATGCAGGAAG CCATCGTGATCACTGAGCAGCCAGTCTCTGTGTCAGTCCCCGCGGGGTACGCCTTCACGCTGCGGTGCAGGGCCGAGGGACGAACGCCGCTGCAGTACCAGTGGTTCTGCCAGCACCAG TCTGTCTGCTGCCCAGTTCCTGGTGCCACCAGGCAAGACTTGCCCGTCACTGCACAGCAGACCCAACTGTACACCTGCAGAATCAATGACCTCTACAAAAATGCTGTCTTCACCAACTGGGTGAAGGTGGAGGTCCATCAGTGTGTTGCCAGAG GACTGCCGCCTCGGCTGTGGCAAGGAGAACCAGTCATCATCCTCAACCCCATGGAGCAGAGCGGGGAGGTGGGGAAGCCACTACAGCTGCAGTGTGCTGCCATGGGGGTCCCAGCCCCCAGGTACCAGTGGTACCGGAATGGGAACCTGCTGGaacaccagaagaaaaaaaaactctGG ATCACCCATGCAAAGGTCAGTGACTCCGGCACATACCTCTGCTGTGCCTCCAATAGCCATGGAGAATGCTGGACCAGCGCCGTGGATATTCACATAG atatGTGTCGCTCTGAGAAGTTTTTTG CTATATTCTACTATGCTGGGCATGGGTACGAACATTCAGGGAGGAACTACATGGTCCCCATTGATGCTCCACAACCCTATGCCCCTGAGAACTGCATCAGTGTGCAGAGGATCCTCCAGAAGATGCAGCAACAGCAGACAGCCCTGAACCTCATCCTGTTAGACACCTGCAGGAAATG GTACAACCCAGAGTGTGCCCTCTCCCAGGTGCAGCCACTGGAGCCCTGGGGCAATACCATTTATGGCTATGCCAC AAATGTGAGGATGAGTCCTTACTCTTGCAGGAGCGAAGATGCAGAAGCCTATGAATTGCAGGATGGGGAGTTCACCTCTGGGATCTTTATGAAATACCTGAAGAAACATATTCTGCAAGAGAAAAAGGTTACGCACATGCTGGAGGATGTGTTAGAAG ACATTGGCCAGGATCCCTTGGTCACTGGGAAGCAGGTGATGGAGATCAAACACACTCTGAAGGAAGCCCGGTCCCTGACAGACCCGATCTATCCCTTGGGAGCAACTGCTGagtgctggggatgcagccacG AGCCGCTGAGCAAAATGGTGATCTTCCCCTGTGGGGCACAGGTGGAGCTCCACTTCCACTGGCTCTTCTCCAACCTGATGTATGTGTGCGCCAAGTTGCAGCCTGCCCCGGACCATGTTGCTGATGCTCGCCTCCTGCTTTGCCAGCCCACT GAGATGGACCACACAGCCATCCTGAAAGAGTGTCACCTGGACCAAGTGGAGTCTCTCCTCGCCTCTGTGTACAAGCGAGAGGAGCTGGACTGTGTCTTCCAGCTCTGTGGACTACAGAAGATCCAG ACAGACGTGGTCCTGCAGTTGGATTTGCATTACACTCAGCTGAGCACAAAACAGAGGACTTGTGAAAGCCTGCAAACAACCCTCCAGAAGTCTCTGCTAGGGCAGTTTTTCAGCCAGAGGAATTACTCCCAGCCAAGCTACCAGACAACTCCTGCTTGCACAGGCAGCATGTGCCTCCAGGTTGTGTCGGTGCTGAGTGGGGACCCAAAGGGGCAAGCATCTCTGAGGACAGGCTCTGGCCACAGCTTGCCCAGCAGCAACCCCTCCAACTCCAGCGGTGAGCCAGAGGAGAATGATGAGAATGACCTCAGCgagctctgctcagcactgctccGGGCTGGCCCAGGGCAGGACTACCCTTGA
- the LOC130152726 gene encoding mucosa-associated lymphoid tissue lymphoma translocation protein 1-like isoform X2, whose translation MQEAIVITEQPVSVSVPAGYAFTLRCRAEGRTPLQYQWFCQHQSVCCPVPGATRQDLPVTAQQTQLYTCRINDLYKNAVFTNWVKVEVHQCVARGLPPRLWQGEPVIILNPMEQSGEVGKPLQLQCAAMGVPAPRYQWYRNGNLLEHQKKKKLWITHAKVSDSGTYLCCASNSHGECWTSAVDIHIDMCRSEKFFATGKIALLVGNNHYQHHPNLMAPVTDVFELSLLLEQLSFQVVSLLDLNKAEMVTAISRFLQLLGKGVYAIFYYAGHGYEHSGRNYMVPIDAPQPYAPENCISVQRILQKMQQQQTALNLILLDTCRKWYNPECALSQVQPLEPWGNTIYGYATSEDAEAYELQDGEFTSGIFMKYLKKHILQEKKVTHMLEDVLEDIGQDPLVTGKQVMEIKHTLKEARSLTDPIYPLGATAECWGCSHEPLSKMVIFPCGAQVELHFHWLFSNLMYVCAKLQPAPDHVADARLLLCQPTEMDHTAILKECHLDQVESLLASVYKREELDCVFQLCGLQKIQTDVVLQLDLHYTQLSTKQRTCESLQTTLQKSLLGQFFSQRNYSQPSYQTTPACTGSMCLQVVSVLSGDPKGQASLRTGSGHSLPSSNPSNSSGEPEENDENDLSELCSALLRAGPGQDYP comes from the exons ATGCAGGAAG CCATCGTGATCACTGAGCAGCCAGTCTCTGTGTCAGTCCCCGCGGGGTACGCCTTCACGCTGCGGTGCAGGGCCGAGGGACGAACGCCGCTGCAGTACCAGTGGTTCTGCCAGCACCAG TCTGTCTGCTGCCCAGTTCCTGGTGCCACCAGGCAAGACTTGCCCGTCACTGCACAGCAGACCCAACTGTACACCTGCAGAATCAATGACCTCTACAAAAATGCTGTCTTCACCAACTGGGTGAAGGTGGAGGTCCATCAGTGTGTTGCCAGAG GACTGCCGCCTCGGCTGTGGCAAGGAGAACCAGTCATCATCCTCAACCCCATGGAGCAGAGCGGGGAGGTGGGGAAGCCACTACAGCTGCAGTGTGCTGCCATGGGGGTCCCAGCCCCCAGGTACCAGTGGTACCGGAATGGGAACCTGCTGGaacaccagaagaaaaaaaaactctGG ATCACCCATGCAAAGGTCAGTGACTCCGGCACATACCTCTGCTGTGCCTCCAATAGCCATGGAGAATGCTGGACCAGCGCCGTGGATATTCACATAG atatGTGTCGCTCTGAGAAGTTTTTTG CTACAGGCAAGATAGCGCTTTTAGTGGGCAACAACCACTACCAGCATCATCCCAACCTCATGGCTCCCGTCACAGATGTGTTTGAGCTGAGCCTTCTTCTGGAGCAGCTGAGCTTCCAGGTTGTCTCCCTTTTGGATCTGAACAAGGCTGAGATGGTGACAGCCATCAGTCGGTTCCTGCAGCTCCTTGGGAAGGGAGTCTATG CTATATTCTACTATGCTGGGCATGGGTACGAACATTCAGGGAGGAACTACATGGTCCCCATTGATGCTCCACAACCCTATGCCCCTGAGAACTGCATCAGTGTGCAGAGGATCCTCCAGAAGATGCAGCAACAGCAGACAGCCCTGAACCTCATCCTGTTAGACACCTGCAGGAAATG GTACAACCCAGAGTGTGCCCTCTCCCAGGTGCAGCCACTGGAGCCCTGGGGCAATACCATTTATGGCTATGCCAC GAGCGAAGATGCAGAAGCCTATGAATTGCAGGATGGGGAGTTCACCTCTGGGATCTTTATGAAATACCTGAAGAAACATATTCTGCAAGAGAAAAAGGTTACGCACATGCTGGAGGATGTGTTAGAAG ACATTGGCCAGGATCCCTTGGTCACTGGGAAGCAGGTGATGGAGATCAAACACACTCTGAAGGAAGCCCGGTCCCTGACAGACCCGATCTATCCCTTGGGAGCAACTGCTGagtgctggggatgcagccacG AGCCGCTGAGCAAAATGGTGATCTTCCCCTGTGGGGCACAGGTGGAGCTCCACTTCCACTGGCTCTTCTCCAACCTGATGTATGTGTGCGCCAAGTTGCAGCCTGCCCCGGACCATGTTGCTGATGCTCGCCTCCTGCTTTGCCAGCCCACT GAGATGGACCACACAGCCATCCTGAAAGAGTGTCACCTGGACCAAGTGGAGTCTCTCCTCGCCTCTGTGTACAAGCGAGAGGAGCTGGACTGTGTCTTCCAGCTCTGTGGACTACAGAAGATCCAG ACAGACGTGGTCCTGCAGTTGGATTTGCATTACACTCAGCTGAGCACAAAACAGAGGACTTGTGAAAGCCTGCAAACAACCCTCCAGAAGTCTCTGCTAGGGCAGTTTTTCAGCCAGAGGAATTACTCCCAGCCAAGCTACCAGACAACTCCTGCTTGCACAGGCAGCATGTGCCTCCAGGTTGTGTCGGTGCTGAGTGGGGACCCAAAGGGGCAAGCATCTCTGAGGACAGGCTCTGGCCACAGCTTGCCCAGCAGCAACCCCTCCAACTCCAGCGGTGAGCCAGAGGAGAATGATGAGAATGACCTCAGCgagctctgctcagcactgctccGGGCTGGCCCAGGGCAGGACTACCCTTGA
- the LOC130152726 gene encoding mucosa-associated lymphoid tissue lymphoma translocation protein 1-like isoform X1, with the protein MQEAIVITEQPVSVSVPAGYAFTLRCRAEGRTPLQYQWFCQHQSVCCPVPGATRQDLPVTAQQTQLYTCRINDLYKNAVFTNWVKVEVHQCVARGLPPRLWQGEPVIILNPMEQSGEVGKPLQLQCAAMGVPAPRYQWYRNGNLLEHQKKKKLWITHAKVSDSGTYLCCASNSHGECWTSAVDIHIDMCRSEKFFATGKIALLVGNNHYQHHPNLMAPVTDVFELSLLLEQLSFQVVSLLDLNKAEMVTAISRFLQLLGKGVYAIFYYAGHGYEHSGRNYMVPIDAPQPYAPENCISVQRILQKMQQQQTALNLILLDTCRKWYNPECALSQVQPLEPWGNTIYGYATNVRMSPYSCRSEDAEAYELQDGEFTSGIFMKYLKKHILQEKKVTHMLEDVLEDIGQDPLVTGKQVMEIKHTLKEARSLTDPIYPLGATAECWGCSHEPLSKMVIFPCGAQVELHFHWLFSNLMYVCAKLQPAPDHVADARLLLCQPTEMDHTAILKECHLDQVESLLASVYKREELDCVFQLCGLQKIQTDVVLQLDLHYTQLSTKQRTCESLQTTLQKSLLGQFFSQRNYSQPSYQTTPACTGSMCLQVVSVLSGDPKGQASLRTGSGHSLPSSNPSNSSGEPEENDENDLSELCSALLRAGPGQDYP; encoded by the exons ATGCAGGAAG CCATCGTGATCACTGAGCAGCCAGTCTCTGTGTCAGTCCCCGCGGGGTACGCCTTCACGCTGCGGTGCAGGGCCGAGGGACGAACGCCGCTGCAGTACCAGTGGTTCTGCCAGCACCAG TCTGTCTGCTGCCCAGTTCCTGGTGCCACCAGGCAAGACTTGCCCGTCACTGCACAGCAGACCCAACTGTACACCTGCAGAATCAATGACCTCTACAAAAATGCTGTCTTCACCAACTGGGTGAAGGTGGAGGTCCATCAGTGTGTTGCCAGAG GACTGCCGCCTCGGCTGTGGCAAGGAGAACCAGTCATCATCCTCAACCCCATGGAGCAGAGCGGGGAGGTGGGGAAGCCACTACAGCTGCAGTGTGCTGCCATGGGGGTCCCAGCCCCCAGGTACCAGTGGTACCGGAATGGGAACCTGCTGGaacaccagaagaaaaaaaaactctGG ATCACCCATGCAAAGGTCAGTGACTCCGGCACATACCTCTGCTGTGCCTCCAATAGCCATGGAGAATGCTGGACCAGCGCCGTGGATATTCACATAG atatGTGTCGCTCTGAGAAGTTTTTTG CTACAGGCAAGATAGCGCTTTTAGTGGGCAACAACCACTACCAGCATCATCCCAACCTCATGGCTCCCGTCACAGATGTGTTTGAGCTGAGCCTTCTTCTGGAGCAGCTGAGCTTCCAGGTTGTCTCCCTTTTGGATCTGAACAAGGCTGAGATGGTGACAGCCATCAGTCGGTTCCTGCAGCTCCTTGGGAAGGGAGTCTATG CTATATTCTACTATGCTGGGCATGGGTACGAACATTCAGGGAGGAACTACATGGTCCCCATTGATGCTCCACAACCCTATGCCCCTGAGAACTGCATCAGTGTGCAGAGGATCCTCCAGAAGATGCAGCAACAGCAGACAGCCCTGAACCTCATCCTGTTAGACACCTGCAGGAAATG GTACAACCCAGAGTGTGCCCTCTCCCAGGTGCAGCCACTGGAGCCCTGGGGCAATACCATTTATGGCTATGCCAC AAATGTGAGGATGAGTCCTTACTCTTGCAGGAGCGAAGATGCAGAAGCCTATGAATTGCAGGATGGGGAGTTCACCTCTGGGATCTTTATGAAATACCTGAAGAAACATATTCTGCAAGAGAAAAAGGTTACGCACATGCTGGAGGATGTGTTAGAAG ACATTGGCCAGGATCCCTTGGTCACTGGGAAGCAGGTGATGGAGATCAAACACACTCTGAAGGAAGCCCGGTCCCTGACAGACCCGATCTATCCCTTGGGAGCAACTGCTGagtgctggggatgcagccacG AGCCGCTGAGCAAAATGGTGATCTTCCCCTGTGGGGCACAGGTGGAGCTCCACTTCCACTGGCTCTTCTCCAACCTGATGTATGTGTGCGCCAAGTTGCAGCCTGCCCCGGACCATGTTGCTGATGCTCGCCTCCTGCTTTGCCAGCCCACT GAGATGGACCACACAGCCATCCTGAAAGAGTGTCACCTGGACCAAGTGGAGTCTCTCCTCGCCTCTGTGTACAAGCGAGAGGAGCTGGACTGTGTCTTCCAGCTCTGTGGACTACAGAAGATCCAG ACAGACGTGGTCCTGCAGTTGGATTTGCATTACACTCAGCTGAGCACAAAACAGAGGACTTGTGAAAGCCTGCAAACAACCCTCCAGAAGTCTCTGCTAGGGCAGTTTTTCAGCCAGAGGAATTACTCCCAGCCAAGCTACCAGACAACTCCTGCTTGCACAGGCAGCATGTGCCTCCAGGTTGTGTCGGTGCTGAGTGGGGACCCAAAGGGGCAAGCATCTCTGAGGACAGGCTCTGGCCACAGCTTGCCCAGCAGCAACCCCTCCAACTCCAGCGGTGAGCCAGAGGAGAATGATGAGAATGACCTCAGCgagctctgctcagcactgctccGGGCTGGCCCAGGGCAGGACTACCCTTGA